A single window of Pseudomonadota bacterium DNA harbors:
- a CDS encoding DMT family transporter yields the protein MLNKVVNKAYLKIILALLVWSTWGIVIKTVVMPPWQVIFFSSLFSLPVLFLVARFHPSAAQRLIKDLKENFWQILLLAICLLLNLYFYFLALRHTTIANAVFSHYTAPIFVALLAPLILHEKFDRWTGIALPVSLAGLFLMLFPHLQLLLDKQATGGIAFGVISGLAYAITLIIAKGLTRGLPPISIAFWQGIFIVVILAPMVIVQPLSAPPLDWIILVLLGFIHCSLAPLMYVSGLTTVMAQHVAIIGYLEPVSTIMMGMVFLRDIPSLITAFGGVLIFAAGFLVIWQEGT from the coding sequence ATAATTCTAGCCCTTTTAGTGTGGAGTACCTGGGGTATTGTTATCAAGACAGTGGTTATGCCCCCCTGGCAGGTAATATTTTTTTCATCATTGTTTTCGCTGCCGGTTCTCTTTCTGGTTGCCAGGTTTCACCCTTCAGCCGCTCAGCGTCTTATTAAGGATCTTAAAGAAAATTTCTGGCAGATTCTGTTGCTGGCAATCTGTCTTTTACTTAATCTCTACTTTTATTTTTTGGCTCTGCGCCATACAACCATTGCCAACGCGGTTTTCAGCCATTATACCGCGCCGATATTTGTTGCCCTCCTGGCTCCTTTAATCCTGCATGAGAAATTTGACCGCTGGACCGGCATCGCCCTGCCTGTTTCTCTTGCAGGTCTTTTCCTGATGCTTTTTCCTCACCTGCAATTGTTACTGGATAAACAGGCGACCGGCGGTATTGCCTTCGGTGTAATTTCAGGTCTGGCTTACGCGATAACCTTGATTATTGCTAAAGGGTTAACCAGGGGGCTACCGCCCATATCTATTGCCTTTTGGCAAGGAATATTCATTGTTGTTATTCTGGCCCCCATGGTTATTGTGCAGCCACTGTCTGCCCCTCCCCTGGATTGGATTATATTAGTTTTATTGGGATTTATCCATTGCAGTCTTGCACCTCTGATGTATGTTTCCGGCCTTACCACCGTCATGGCCCAGCATGTGGCCATTATTGGTTATCTGGAACCGGTAAGCACCATCATGATGGGAATGGTGTTCTTGCGGGACATTCCCTCTCTGATAACCGCATTTGGCGGAGTTTTGATTTTTGCGGCTGGTTTTCTGGTAATCTGGCAGGAAGGAACTTAA
- the recJ gene encoding single-stranded-DNA-specific exonuclease RecJ gives MNNQIHNQIWTCADVSPVLTSTLGAKLGISPIIAEILLRRGIDQPEHIGRFLSPSLSHLPDPNLLKGMEKAVKRLLQAMERHEKVLVYGDYDVDGISSSVILVQFFRQIGLHVFYHIPSRLQEGYGLNSETIQQYAKEGVSLLVTVDCGISNIAEVTCAASFHMDTIITDHHELPSELPAAYAIINPKQTDCSYPEKNLAGVGVAFNLLVACRRAMREAGMMSGEINLKRYLDMVALGTVADVMPLTGVNRILVKYGLEEIASAHRPGLDALLNISRVDRSAGITARDIAFKLAPRLNAAGRMDSVHDAMELLLTDDAAVADEQAYRLQQLNLQRRKVEEVIFEEVDGCMAQDRNYGGKYVTVLASTNWHEGVIGIVASKIAERYFQPTMLISMNENGVGKASGRSIPGIHLLDMITRCSEHLNRFGGHQMAVGFSINHNNLAAFRNSLDSFVAERLQSHKLQPELTVDGRLKLGDLSFQLLQDIAQLAPFGFGNPEPIFVAEELEVNRASIVGKNHLRLQVRDHSAKNNAIGFNMGDRQISAGDRVDLAFVPQINTWNGNQSIQLNLKDIRL, from the coding sequence ATGAATAATCAGATACATAATCAAATATGGACTTGCGCCGATGTTTCACCTGTCCTGACCTCCACTTTAGGAGCAAAATTGGGAATTTCGCCTATAATTGCCGAAATTTTACTTCGTCGGGGAATTGATCAACCCGAACATATTGGGCGCTTTCTCTCCCCTTCCCTGTCCCATCTTCCCGATCCCAACCTGCTCAAAGGAATGGAAAAGGCGGTAAAACGGCTGCTCCAGGCAATGGAACGGCATGAAAAAGTGCTGGTCTACGGCGATTATGATGTTGATGGTATTTCATCATCAGTAATCCTGGTACAGTTTTTCCGCCAGATTGGCTTGCATGTTTTTTATCATATACCATCGCGCCTGCAGGAAGGTTACGGCCTGAACAGTGAAACTATCCAGCAGTATGCCAAAGAAGGGGTTTCCCTTCTGGTTACGGTTGATTGTGGTATTTCCAATATTGCTGAGGTGACCTGTGCCGCCAGTTTTCATATGGACACCATTATCACTGACCATCATGAACTCCCTTCTGAGCTTCCGGCTGCTTACGCTATCATTAATCCCAAGCAGACAGACTGTTCCTATCCGGAGAAAAATCTGGCCGGAGTTGGCGTCGCTTTTAATCTGCTGGTTGCCTGTCGGCGGGCAATGCGTGAAGCTGGGATGATGTCCGGAGAAATCAACCTGAAACGTTATCTGGATATGGTTGCTTTGGGCACCGTGGCGGATGTAATGCCGCTTACCGGAGTTAACAGGATTTTGGTGAAATATGGCTTGGAAGAAATTGCCAGTGCCCATCGTCCCGGTCTTGATGCCTTACTGAATATCAGCCGGGTAGATCGCAGCGCCGGGATAACCGCCCGCGATATTGCCTTTAAACTTGCACCCCGCCTGAATGCCGCTGGCCGGATGGATTCCGTCCATGATGCCATGGAGTTGTTGCTTACCGATGATGCTGCGGTTGCGGATGAGCAGGCATATCGATTACAGCAGCTAAACCTGCAGCGTCGCAAGGTAGAAGAAGTGATTTTTGAGGAAGTTGACGGCTGTATGGCTCAGGATCGCAATTATGGGGGTAAATATGTTACCGTGCTGGCGTCAACCAATTGGCATGAAGGGGTCATTGGTATTGTCGCGTCTAAAATCGCTGAGCGTTATTTTCAGCCGACCATGCTGATAAGTATGAACGAAAACGGGGTTGGCAAGGCTTCCGGGCGCAGTATCCCGGGTATTCATTTACTGGATATGATTACCAGGTGCAGCGAACATCTTAATCGCTTTGGTGGACATCAGATGGCTGTCGGTTTTTCCATTAACCATAATAATCTGGCAGCATTTCGAAATTCCCTTGACAGCTTCGTGGCTGAACGCCTGCAGAGCCATAAGCTGCAACCGGAACTTACAGTTGATGGCCGGCTGAAACTCGGTGATCTTTCATTCCAACTTCTTCAGGATATAGCTCAACTGGCGCCATTTGGTTTTGGCAACCCCGAACCGATTTTTGTGGCCGAAGAACTTGAGGTGAACCGAGCCTCAATTGTTGGTAAAAATCATCTGCGTCTACAGGTACGTGATCATTCAGCAAAAAACAACGCCATAGGTTTTAATATGGGTGATCGGCAGATTTCTGCCGGAGATCGGGTTGATCTTGCCTTTGTCCCGCAGATCAATACCTGGAATGGCAACCAGTCCATTCAGTTGAACCTGAAAGATATCCGTCTATAA
- a CDS encoding DUF2148 domain-containing protein codes for MILDAQTTELNAIMTVADLMAAAARTAPKGKGANRLISMIFTGEDKDLVAARMAEIAIEEDIAFFQRDAGNIYQCTAVLVLGTLLAPMGIPYCGYCGYEDCQACSQNDGRCSFNIIDLGIALGSAVATAALHHIDNRIMFSFGRTALEMGLLPEGTMVAYGIPLSVSSKSPFFDR; via the coding sequence ATGATTCTGGATGCACAGACAACTGAGCTTAATGCTATCATGACCGTAGCTGATCTGATGGCGGCCGCCGCCCGCACCGCCCCGAAAGGGAAGGGGGCTAACCGGCTGATTTCCATGATTTTTACCGGTGAAGATAAAGATCTGGTTGCTGCCAGGATGGCGGAAATTGCCATAGAGGAAGATATCGCTTTTTTTCAGCGGGATGCTGGAAATATTTATCAGTGTACAGCCGTCCTGGTGCTGGGAACTTTGCTGGCCCCAATGGGAATTCCCTATTGTGGCTATTGCGGCTATGAAGATTGCCAGGCGTGTAGTCAGAATGACGGCCGTTGCAGTTTCAACATTATTGACCTGGGAATCGCCCTGGGATCAGCCGTAGCCACGGCTGCCCTGCATCACATCGACAACCGCATCATGTTCTCTTTCGGCAGGACCGCCCTGGAGATGGGTTTATTGCCGGAAGGTACCATGGTTGCCTATGGAATTCCCCTGTCGGTTTCCAGTAAAAGCCCGTTTTTTGACCGTTGA
- a CDS encoding type II toxin-antitoxin system PemK/MazF family toxin codes for MNTVPKRGEVWLVNWNPARGSEQAGKRPALIIQNDIGNEKAPTTIVAAISNSVKLYPMNVGINPPEGGLDYPSIIKTSQILTVAKERLEKRLGRFGKNKMDDVDKAIKLSLALL; via the coding sequence ATGAATACTGTTCCCAAAAGAGGTGAAGTATGGCTGGTTAACTGGAATCCTGCCAGAGGAAGTGAACAGGCAGGTAAGCGGCCCGCTCTTATTATCCAGAATGATATTGGTAATGAGAAAGCGCCTACAACCATTGTTGCCGCGATTTCAAACTCTGTGAAGCTTTATCCAATGAACGTAGGAATCAATCCTCCAGAAGGAGGACTTGACTACCCCTCGATTATAAAAACAAGCCAGATACTTACTGTTGCCAAGGAACGACTGGAAAAACGCCTTGGCCGGTTCGGTAAAAATAAGATGGATGATGTTGATAAAGCCATTAAATTGAGCTTGGCATTATTATGA
- a CDS encoding HIT domain-containing protein produces MSQKVIWAPWRMEYILDDNKQSLKDCCLFCQIAKESDDQKNLILYRGEHAYVLMNRYPYNNGHLMVVPFKHVNDLGQLSTPMFQELMELFRRSVACLQLALQADGFNGGINLGKIAGAGIDAHLHFHIVPRWQGDYNFMPVIGETKVMPQHLQETYETLVKYFTAERMNLK; encoded by the coding sequence ATGAGTCAAAAGGTAATCTGGGCTCCCTGGCGGATGGAATACATCCTTGATGACAATAAACAATCCCTTAAGGATTGTTGCCTTTTTTGTCAGATTGCCAAGGAATCTGATGATCAGAAAAACCTGATTCTTTACCGGGGTGAACATGCCTATGTCCTGATGAACCGGTATCCTTATAATAATGGTCATCTGATGGTGGTACCGTTTAAACATGTTAATGATCTCGGACAACTTTCGACACCGATGTTTCAGGAATTAATGGAACTTTTTCGGCGCTCCGTTGCCTGTTTGCAGCTTGCCCTTCAGGCTGATGGTTTCAATGGTGGTATTAACCTGGGTAAAATAGCTGGAGCCGGAATTGATGCCCATCTCCACTTCCATATTGTTCCCCGTTGGCAGGGAGATTATAATTTCATGCCGGTTATCGGAGAAACCAAGGTCATGCCTCAACATCTTCAAGAGACCTATGAAACTTTAGTGAAATATTTTACGGCTGAAAGGATGAATCTGAAATGA
- a CDS encoding LapA family protein, with protein sequence MRYVKITFLLLFLTLLLIFVFENMGALSLPVSLRYDLAFVVLGPLEIPLYALLFLAIFCGVISVAIVDIMVLFRQRRRMKKKDKQIKDLETELEKFRNLPLTEAVVSDVELTTDKPDATTSVTQ encoded by the coding sequence ATGAGATATGTAAAAATTACTTTTCTGCTCCTTTTTTTAACCTTACTGCTGATTTTTGTTTTTGAGAATATGGGCGCATTATCACTTCCGGTTTCTTTACGCTATGACCTGGCATTTGTCGTCTTAGGCCCTCTGGAAATACCTTTATATGCTTTACTTTTCTTAGCCATTTTCTGCGGGGTTATTTCCGTGGCTATTGTTGATATCATGGTGCTTTTCCGCCAGCGCCGGAGAATGAAAAAAAAGGATAAGCAAATTAAAGATCTGGAAACAGAGTTGGAAAAATTCCGTAATTTACCTTTGACCGAAGCAGTGGTTTCTGATGTTGAGTTGACCACTGACAAACCGGATGCCACAACTTCAGTAACCCAGTGA
- a CDS encoding tetratricopeptide repeat protein → MNIFLIAGIVLVLLFLTILLLLKRKFSSSSRSKQPDNVSKDNEASEDQGILLRSYFRGLSYILSNETDRALVEFIKVAQMSSATSEIYLALGQLFRNTGEVDRAIRVHRNLLLRSSLPEDITLQTMFEIGLDYKKAGLIERAGKTFAELHEKAPTYVDALRELGGIYELGREWDKAIMVQKKLTELSDSDNSHNILAHLTTEMAKDAEQSGNDTKAASFYRRAIGINENCMDAWLHLGDLQIKTGKEQEALKSWRKAFELNPDLVSLVVGRFSQLPAERTNQIKDEFFRHYLDKYSDNVHFILCYSNFLLDNSRTNEAADWIKRILATKPDAAGIFAVVAKLVRATENCGEYQWFLQNFFDTYKPVNKPYQCCQCGYQLDEVVWKCPKCAHWDTIGPR, encoded by the coding sequence ATGAATATTTTCCTGATTGCCGGCATTGTGCTGGTCCTTCTTTTTTTGACTATTCTTTTGTTGTTGAAACGAAAGTTTTCCTCTTCGAGTCGGAGCAAACAGCCGGATAACGTATCGAAAGACAACGAGGCATCTGAAGATCAGGGAATTCTTCTCCGTTCCTACTTCAGGGGCTTGTCCTACATCCTTTCCAACGAAACCGACCGGGCGCTGGTTGAATTCATTAAGGTTGCCCAGATGAGTTCAGCCACCAGCGAAATTTATCTGGCGCTAGGTCAGTTGTTTCGCAACACTGGTGAAGTTGACCGCGCCATTAGAGTTCATCGTAATCTCCTTCTACGTTCTTCCCTTCCCGAAGATATTACGTTACAGACCATGTTTGAAATTGGTCTGGATTATAAAAAAGCTGGCCTTATTGAACGGGCCGGAAAGACTTTTGCAGAATTGCATGAAAAAGCGCCAACCTATGTCGATGCTTTGCGTGAATTAGGCGGCATTTATGAATTAGGTCGTGAATGGGATAAAGCTATCATGGTTCAGAAAAAACTCACTGAATTAAGCGATAGCGATAATTCTCATAATATTCTGGCACATTTGACCACTGAAATGGCAAAGGATGCCGAGCAATCCGGTAACGACACTAAGGCTGCGAGTTTCTATCGTCGGGCAATCGGTATCAATGAAAACTGTATGGATGCATGGTTGCATCTGGGTGATTTACAGATCAAAACTGGAAAAGAGCAAGAGGCGCTGAAATCATGGAGAAAAGCTTTCGAGCTTAATCCTGACTTGGTATCGTTGGTTGTTGGTCGTTTTTCCCAGCTGCCTGCTGAAAGAACTAACCAGATAAAGGATGAATTTTTCCGGCATTATCTGGATAAATATTCAGATAATGTCCATTTTATCCTTTGCTATAGTAATTTTTTGTTGGATAATAGTCGTACAAATGAAGCTGCTGACTGGATAAAACGGATTTTGGCGACAAAACCTGATGCTGCGGGAATCTTTGCCGTGGTGGCCAAACTGGTTCGGGCAACAGAAAACTGTGGAGAATATCAATGGTTTTTACAGAATTTTTTTGATACGTACAAGCCTGTTAATAAACCATATCAATGCTGTCAGTGTGGTTATCAACTTGATGAAGTGGTCTGGAAGTGTCCCAAATGTGCCCATTGGGATACTATCGGTCCCCGATAA
- a CDS encoding PilZ domain-containing protein, producing MDDNRRGFLRFPLILSLEFIIINKKNQLLGPYPGQAVNLSGGGMLFTTPCPLLRHGTLIIIRFETEKEGDLQGDFLALVIRSKEQDLKQENHLPHYLVALEFKFIKESRRAVILSYVNRRTLRRRKSMPASTV from the coding sequence ATGGATGATAACCGTCGCGGATTCCTCCGGTTCCCCCTTATCCTTTCGCTGGAATTCATCATTATCAATAAAAAAAACCAGTTACTTGGTCCTTATCCTGGACAAGCAGTTAATCTTAGCGGCGGCGGCATGTTGTTTACCACCCCCTGCCCTTTGCTTCGTCATGGAACGTTGATTATTATCAGGTTTGAGACGGAAAAAGAAGGTGATTTACAGGGGGATTTTCTCGCCCTGGTTATCAGGAGTAAAGAGCAGGATTTGAAGCAGGAAAATCATCTGCCACATTATCTGGTTGCCCTGGAATTTAAATTTATCAAGGAATCCCGTCGTGCTGTTATCTTGTCATATGTAAATCGTCGTACCTTGAGGCGTAGAAAATCAATGCCGGCTTCAACAGTTTAG
- a CDS encoding dihydroorotate dehydrogenase: MVDLSISLTPELRLQNPVMTASGTFGYGREYEPYLELNKLGAVVTKGLSLLPKPGNEPPRIMETPCGMLNAIGLENIGVEAFLSDELPVLKAAQATVVVNFFGETIDEYEELAGIMDQETGIDALEINISCPNVKAGGLQFGIDPRMAASLVAAVRRRTSLPLITKLSPNVTDIISIAMAVEAAGTDCVSLINTLTGMAVDLQSSKPVLANITGGLSGPAIKPIALRMVHQVARNVNIPVIGIGGISSANDALEFLLVGATAIQVGTCNFANPVITAEIAAGIESFLHERSISHINDFIGSLKIPS; this comes from the coding sequence ATGGTTGACCTTTCGATATCGCTTACTCCTGAATTACGTTTGCAGAACCCGGTTATGACCGCTTCCGGAACCTTCGGCTATGGTCGTGAGTATGAACCATATCTGGAATTGAACAAACTCGGAGCGGTGGTCACCAAAGGCCTTTCCCTATTGCCAAAACCTGGGAACGAACCTCCCAGAATCATGGAGACTCCCTGCGGTATGCTTAATGCCATCGGCCTGGAAAATATCGGGGTTGAGGCATTCTTAAGTGATGAATTACCTGTCCTGAAGGCTGCTCAGGCAACCGTGGTGGTGAATTTTTTCGGAGAAACCATTGATGAGTATGAAGAACTGGCTGGGATTATGGATCAGGAAACAGGAATTGACGCTCTGGAAATCAATATTTCATGCCCCAATGTGAAAGCCGGCGGGCTGCAATTTGGAATAGATCCCCGAATGGCAGCCAGCCTGGTTGCCGCTGTGCGCCGCCGGACAAGCTTGCCACTGATTACAAAATTATCCCCTAATGTTACTGATATTATCAGTATTGCCATGGCTGTGGAAGCTGCCGGTACCGACTGTGTTTCCCTTATTAATACCTTGACCGGGATGGCAGTTGATCTTCAGAGCAGCAAGCCGGTTTTGGCTAATATCACCGGTGGACTCTCAGGGCCGGCCATTAAACCAATAGCTTTGCGGATGGTACATCAGGTCGCCCGGAACGTAAATATTCCGGTAATTGGTATCGGGGGAATTTCTTCAGCCAACGATGCACTGGAATTTCTTCTGGTGGGGGCAACCGCCATTCAGGTGGGAACCTGTAATTTTGCAAATCCTGTCATCACGGCTGAAATTGCCGCTGGGATTGAATCTTTTTTACACGAGCGCTCAATCAGCCATATCAACGATTTTATCGGCTCGCTGAAAATTCCTTCCTGA
- a CDS encoding dihydroorotate dehydrogenase electron transfer subunit: MFLFHSTVLRLTEITPDTFRIRLSCPENFVRQFIPGQFVMVSVAGPSHLDPLLKRPFSICRLRSDGFELLIKVVGRGTEMLRHMAIGTLLSLHGPLGNGYPVKIIKNDSRIMLVAGGIGIASIISLLDYCLETAYPLKNINLILGARTSSELLYIDEFRQLVEKGLSLSIATDDGSVGHYGLVTDLISRQLQDVENNPIIFSCGPMPMLTALGKLAMEASCPCYLSLESRMACGFGVCLGCVTRKKTKDEKHPWVKVCQDGPVFDVTTLML; encoded by the coding sequence ATGTTTCTTTTCCACAGCACGGTACTTCGCCTGACAGAGATCACTCCTGATACGTTCAGGATCCGACTTTCCTGTCCGGAAAACTTTGTCCGGCAGTTTATCCCCGGACAATTTGTTATGGTCAGCGTTGCCGGGCCATCGCACCTCGATCCCTTATTGAAACGACCTTTCAGTATCTGTCGGCTCAGATCTGATGGCTTTGAACTGCTGATAAAAGTTGTCGGCCGGGGAACAGAAATGCTTCGGCATATGGCCATCGGCACATTACTGTCACTTCATGGACCGCTGGGGAATGGATACCCCGTTAAAATTATTAAGAATGACAGCAGAATTATGCTGGTTGCCGGCGGGATTGGCATAGCCTCAATAATCAGTTTACTTGATTATTGCCTTGAAACTGCATACCCATTGAAAAATATCAACCTGATACTGGGAGCCAGAACCAGCAGTGAATTGCTCTATATTGATGAATTCCGGCAACTGGTCGAAAAAGGATTAAGTCTATCAATAGCCACCGATGATGGTAGTGTGGGACATTATGGACTGGTAACTGACCTGATTTCCCGGCAATTACAGGATGTTGAGAATAACCCGATTATCTTTTCCTGCGGTCCAATGCCCATGCTGACTGCTCTCGGAAAGCTGGCCATGGAGGCATCCTGTCCCTGCTACCTCAGCCTGGAAAGCCGTATGGCTTGCGGTTTTGGTGTCTGTCTCGGATGTGTGACCAGAAAAAAAACGAAGGATGAGAAACATCCATGGGTTAAAGTTTGTCAAGACGGGCCTGTTTTTGATGTTACAACCTTGATGTTATAG
- the rimI gene encoding ribosomal protein S18-alanine N-acetyltransferase, protein MAAEHESFQLKLRPAIVVDLEEIIDLDQHSFIMPWNRQMFIDELSGDEKHLYGVFQSNPDWSPLLLGFVCFHHCLDEATLLRIAVHSGKKRKGIASFLIREMIILLKDKKVKEIFLEVGASNHAARRLYRSFDFQLIGRRPEYYYGTREDALIMKAML, encoded by the coding sequence GTGGCCGCTGAGCATGAATCTTTTCAACTGAAGTTAAGACCGGCAATCGTTGTTGACCTGGAAGAGATAATTGATCTTGACCAGCACTCTTTTATCATGCCCTGGAACCGGCAGATGTTTATTGATGAGCTGTCTGGCGACGAAAAACATCTTTACGGTGTATTTCAATCAAACCCGGATTGGTCACCATTGCTGCTGGGTTTTGTCTGCTTTCACCATTGTCTTGATGAAGCTACCCTGCTCAGGATTGCGGTGCATTCTGGTAAAAAGAGAAAAGGCATTGCCTCCTTTCTCATCCGGGAAATGATAATTCTGCTGAAGGATAAGAAAGTTAAGGAAATATTTCTTGAAGTTGGAGCTTCAAATCATGCCGCCCGAAGATTATACCGTTCCTTTGATTTTCAGCTTATTGGCAGACGTCCTGAATATTATTACGGCACCCGTGAAGATGCCCTGATTATGAAAGCAATGTTATAA
- a CDS encoding MogA/MoaB family molybdenum cofactor biosynthesis protein codes for MSYKVAILTVSDRGSAGLREDLSGPAIHDFLKSSKVDFQLISQTIVPDEQERIIQMLRLWSDDYIPLILTTGGTGFSPRDITPEATLAVIERQAPGFAEAMRSESRKITPHAMISRAVSGIRKQSLIINLPGSIKGVQECLAVILPALPHALDKLMGDQSDCGR; via the coding sequence ATGAGTTATAAAGTTGCCATCCTGACGGTTAGTGACCGAGGTTCTGCCGGCCTGAGAGAGGATTTGAGTGGTCCAGCCATCCATGATTTCCTCAAATCATCAAAGGTCGATTTTCAGCTTATATCCCAGACAATAGTCCCTGATGAACAGGAAAGGATTATTCAGATGCTTCGTTTATGGTCTGATGATTATATTCCCCTGATTCTCACCACTGGCGGTACCGGATTTTCACCCCGTGATATAACCCCTGAAGCCACTCTCGCAGTTATTGAACGTCAAGCCCCCGGATTTGCCGAGGCCATGCGGAGCGAAAGCCGAAAAATCACCCCCCATGCCATGATTTCTCGGGCAGTATCAGGCATTCGCAAGCAAAGCCTGATTATTAACCTGCCCGGAAGCATAAAAGGGGTTCAGGAATGCCTGGCGGTCATCTTGCCGGCTCTTCCCCATGCCCTGGATAAACTGATGGGAGATCAATCAGATTGTGGCCGCTGA
- the cimA gene encoding citramalate synthase, with protein MAIIKIYDTTLRDGTQAEDISLMAGDKVRIARKLDEFGIHYIEGGWPGSNPKDMTFFKQIKKVPLKTAKITAFGSTRKIENQAENDPNLQAIIASGVKVATIFGKSWDFHVTNALNINLADNLTVIEDSLTYLKGQMAEVIYDAEHFFDGFKHNREYALETLKAAIRGGADCLVLCDTNGGTLPFELADIIKQTKKGLRPLKRHLGIHVHNDSGVAVANSLVAVTCGITHVQGTINGFGERCGNADLISIVPNLQLKMGHKILKKENLQKLASLSRYVDEIANKRHNNRQPFVGMSAFAHKGGIHVSAVQKDPLTYEHISPDWVGNRRRVLVSDLSGRSNILYKAQEYNLDVGDDEQTRKILERIKDLESRGFQFEGAEASFELLVKKTMGTYKPFFNLLGFRVIIEKFRRTRIPLSEATVMLRVNKHVEHTAAIGDGPVEALDKALRNALEKFYPVLKEIKLTDFKVRILSSDQGTKAVTRVLIETTDSNGNKWGTVGVSSNIIEASWQALVDSIEYKLIQSLDDKK; from the coding sequence ATGGCCATAATCAAAATCTATGATACGACCCTGCGTGACGGTACCCAGGCGGAGGATATTTCCCTGATGGCCGGCGATAAGGTCCGCATTGCACGGAAACTGGATGAATTCGGCATTCACTATATTGAAGGAGGCTGGCCGGGATCCAACCCTAAAGATATGACTTTTTTCAAACAGATTAAAAAAGTCCCCCTGAAAACGGCCAAGATTACCGCTTTTGGCAGCACCCGTAAAATTGAAAACCAAGCCGAAAATGATCCAAACCTGCAGGCAATCATTGCCTCAGGGGTAAAAGTAGCGACAATTTTTGGTAAATCATGGGATTTTCACGTTACCAATGCCCTGAATATCAATCTTGCCGACAACTTGACGGTTATTGAGGATTCGCTCACCTACCTGAAAGGGCAGATGGCTGAAGTCATCTATGATGCCGAACATTTTTTTGATGGCTTCAAACATAATCGGGAATACGCCCTGGAAACATTGAAAGCGGCAATCCGTGGCGGGGCTGACTGCCTGGTCTTGTGTGACACCAATGGCGGCACCTTGCCCTTTGAACTGGCTGACATTATCAAGCAGACGAAAAAAGGTCTGAGACCTCTTAAACGGCACCTGGGAATTCATGTGCATAATGACTCCGGGGTAGCGGTAGCCAATTCATTAGTGGCCGTAACCTGTGGTATCACCCATGTCCAGGGAACCATTAATGGCTTTGGTGAGCGCTGTGGAAATGCCGACCTGATTTCTATTGTCCCCAATTTACAGCTGAAGATGGGTCATAAAATCTTGAAAAAGGAGAATCTGCAAAAGCTTGCTTCTTTGTCGCGCTATGTGGACGAAATTGCCAATAAGCGTCATAATAACCGACAGCCATTTGTCGGCATGAGCGCCTTCGCCCATAAAGGCGGCATCCACGTCAGTGCCGTGCAGAAAGACCCTCTTACCTATGAACATATTTCACCCGACTGGGTCGGCAATCGGCGACGGGTGCTGGTTTCGGATCTCTCGGGCCGCAGCAATATTTTATATAAAGCCCAGGAATATAATCTGGATGTGGGTGACGATGAACAGACCCGCAAAATTCTTGAACGAATTAAAGACCTGGAAAGCCGGGGTTTTCAGTTTGAAGGAGCTGAAGCATCCTTTGAGTTGCTGGTAAAAAAGACTATGGGGACCTATAAACCTTTTTTCAATCTGCTGGGTTTTCGGGTAATCATTGAAAAATTCCGCCGAACCCGGATTCCGCTCTCCGAAGCTACGGTCATGTTGCGGGTCAACAAACATGTCGAGCATACGGCCGCAATCGGTGACGGACCGGTTGAAGCTCTGGATAAAGCCCTGCGCAATGCCCTGGAAAAATTCTATCCGGTTTTAAAAGAAATAAAATTGACTGACTTCAAGGTCAGAATACTTTCTTCTGACCAGGGGACGAAAGCCGTTACCCGGGTACTCATTGAAACCACCGATTCTAATGGCAACAAGTGGGGGACGGTGGGTGTATCCAGCAATATCATTGAAGCCAGCTGGCAGGCGTTGGTTGACAGCATAGAATATAAATTGATCCAGAGCCTGGACGATAAAAAATGA